A genomic window from Paenibacillus sp. FSL K6-0276 includes:
- a CDS encoding TerC family protein — MDWFADFFRNISENYGHFFSWSDVVGTLSDPVSWGIIGSLVLLEGLLSADNALVLAVMVKHLPKEQQKKALFYGIIGAYVFRFLAIGLGTFLIKFMLVKVLGAAYLFYIAYSGLFKGGGDDKIENKGFSFWKTVLLVELMDIAFSIDSVIAAFGVSNQVWVLFMGGIIGVLMMRGVAQLFLKLIDKIPELERAAFALIAIIAGKMLAGAFGYEMPHVLFFSIIILVFGGTILYSVLRKKKEAQRNARF; from the coding sequence ATGGATTGGTTCGCTGATTTTTTTAGAAATATTAGTGAGAACTACGGTCATTTTTTCTCATGGAGCGATGTGGTAGGTACGCTCTCTGACCCGGTTAGCTGGGGCATTATTGGTAGCTTAGTTCTGCTGGAAGGGCTGCTCTCTGCAGATAATGCGCTTGTGCTCGCCGTCATGGTTAAGCATTTACCTAAAGAACAACAGAAGAAGGCACTCTTTTACGGTATTATAGGAGCTTATGTATTCAGATTTTTGGCTATCGGTCTCGGGACATTTCTTATCAAATTCATGTTGGTTAAGGTTCTCGGTGCAGCATATCTCTTTTATATCGCTTATAGCGGGTTATTTAAGGGCGGTGGCGATGACAAGATTGAGAATAAAGGCTTCTCTTTTTGGAAGACGGTTCTCCTTGTTGAATTAATGGATATTGCTTTCAGTATTGATAGTGTCATCGCTGCATTTGGAGTTAGCAACCAGGTTTGGGTGCTCTTTATGGGTGGTATAATAGGCGTTCTGATGATGCGGGGAGTAGCGCAATTATTCTTGAAGCTCATTGATAAAATTCCGGAACTAGAGCGTGCTGCTTTTGCGCTTATTGCCATTATTGCTGGTAAAATGCTCGCAGGCGCTTTTGGATACGAAATGCCACATGTATTATTCTTCTCAATTATTATTCTTGTATTCGGTGGTACGATACTTTACAGCGTACTGCGTAAGAAAAAAGAAGCTCAAAGAAATGCACGATTTTAA